In one Candidatus Nitronereus thalassa genomic region, the following are encoded:
- a CDS encoding response regulator produces MITPFKNFSLRHKLLSIIMVTCSGALILACAVIVLYDLLLYREDLSQQLSVEADIIGANSTSALQQQDTDAASKTLQTLRYQPSIIKAAMYAQDGSLVATYYPTLHDSSISLLSTEVKDFQFLTLDLVREIIHEGERVGTIYLQASLEPAFERWIAFGTIVMGIIFASCLFAFLLSNRLQALISAPILRLTKLAHQISTEKNYSLREQKDSQDEIGTLIDGVNDMLDQIQHRDRQLQDHQEALEDLVAQRTSELERLHRQVELILKTAGEGIIGLNNQGEITFANPAASYMLQWPPEELQGQDLHHIVHEHSANDTPCAQPDCQLHQVTKETTLSSEGHDVFWRKDGTPFPVEYLSAPIRDSDSLVIGMVMTIRDITEQKRFEAALFEAMQKAEQANHAKSRFLANMSHEIRTPMNGLLGMSELLLQSTQTPKQRQFTESLHRSGQHLLGIINDILDFSKIEAQKLELETIDFSLHQTIEDTVQLFAEPAQKKELELICHIEPTVPNAVQGDPGRIRQILTNLVGNAIKFTASGEIYVHASLHHTEGETLEIQFEVEDTGMGIPDEAQSRIFDSFSQADGSTTRKFGGTGLGLTIAKQLVELMGGHISVMSHEGRGTTFLFTITLYQGTSQTLADQSSCSLEGLRVLLIEDNHRAQLAFQDMASLWGVHAESASSGERVLDRLHQSPTLPHLFAGIFIDDTLPDLDSIALAKQIKSLPSLSDIPLVLLTPWHTSEEYLHQASLAGLHRQMLKPIRQQDLYEQFRALREHSPSLVDSAINFTPPENHTSLSSASILLAEDHEVNQEIVKAMADRLGCQLEIVNNGVEAVKALSRKAFDLVLMDWQMPELDGLAATLEIREQGVEARHQSHLPIIAITAHTSAQDRQTCLEAGTDDVLPKPFSLDQLQNKLRQWLPPSLANGNSFQQEQNRPPSSGHSSQASPMEGEVLDESALARIRNLQQPNTPNLVGKVLTQFLTHSPKLLADLQDGLQTADSSLLLQASHALKSSSANIGALRLSGKCKALEQLVRSSHTIMETESMLKEIRLEFETVQPILAARVTKETV; encoded by the coding sequence ATGATCACACCATTCAAAAATTTCTCTCTCCGTCACAAACTTCTCAGCATTATCATGGTGACATGCAGCGGGGCATTAATCCTGGCCTGTGCTGTGATTGTCCTGTATGACCTTTTGCTCTATCGAGAGGATCTGTCACAGCAGCTCTCGGTTGAAGCTGACATCATTGGTGCCAACAGCACCTCGGCCCTACAACAGCAGGACACCGATGCCGCTTCCAAAACGTTACAGACTCTTCGATATCAACCCAGCATCATTAAGGCCGCCATGTATGCCCAAGATGGATCTTTGGTCGCCACCTATTATCCTACACTCCACGATTCCTCAATTTCCCTCTTATCCACTGAGGTAAAAGATTTTCAATTTCTGACCCTGGATCTTGTTCGAGAAATTATTCACGAGGGAGAACGCGTCGGAACGATTTATCTTCAGGCAAGTTTAGAACCTGCCTTTGAACGTTGGATCGCGTTTGGCACGATTGTCATGGGCATTATCTTTGCCTCCTGTCTCTTTGCCTTTCTCCTTTCCAATCGGTTACAGGCACTGATCTCCGCCCCCATCCTGCGACTCACCAAGTTAGCCCACCAAATCTCCACGGAAAAAAACTATTCCCTTCGTGAGCAAAAGGACAGCCAAGACGAAATTGGCACGTTGATTGATGGCGTGAATGACATGTTGGACCAAATCCAACATCGAGACCGGCAATTACAGGATCACCAAGAGGCTCTGGAAGACCTCGTGGCTCAACGCACCTCGGAACTCGAACGTTTACACCGACAAGTAGAATTGATTTTGAAAACGGCAGGAGAGGGCATTATTGGGCTGAACAACCAGGGGGAAATCACGTTTGCGAATCCCGCAGCTTCGTACATGTTGCAATGGCCACCCGAAGAATTACAGGGCCAAGACCTCCACCACATCGTCCATGAACACTCTGCCAACGATACACCTTGCGCTCAACCGGATTGTCAACTCCATCAAGTCACCAAGGAAACGACCCTGTCATCTGAAGGACATGACGTCTTTTGGCGAAAAGATGGCACTCCGTTTCCCGTGGAATATCTGAGTGCGCCTATTCGTGATTCCGACAGTCTCGTCATCGGCATGGTGATGACCATCCGGGACATCACAGAACAAAAGCGATTTGAGGCGGCACTCTTTGAGGCTATGCAAAAGGCCGAACAAGCCAATCATGCCAAATCGCGATTTCTCGCCAACATGAGCCACGAAATTCGTACACCAATGAACGGCCTCTTGGGCATGTCTGAACTTTTACTCCAATCCACCCAAACGCCAAAGCAGCGGCAATTTACCGAATCCCTGCATCGGTCAGGACAGCATTTACTCGGCATCATTAATGATATCTTGGACTTTTCCAAAATCGAGGCTCAAAAACTTGAATTGGAAACCATCGACTTTTCTCTTCATCAAACCATTGAAGATACCGTACAATTGTTTGCAGAACCCGCTCAAAAAAAAGAGCTTGAACTCATTTGCCATATTGAGCCAACGGTTCCCAATGCCGTGCAGGGCGACCCTGGGCGAATTCGACAAATTCTCACCAACCTCGTTGGCAACGCCATCAAATTCACCGCTTCTGGAGAAATATACGTACATGCTTCGCTTCACCACACCGAAGGAGAGACTCTGGAAATTCAATTTGAAGTCGAGGATACCGGCATGGGCATTCCCGATGAAGCCCAATCCCGAATCTTTGACTCTTTCTCCCAGGCCGACGGTTCAACCACCCGAAAGTTTGGCGGAACTGGCCTGGGCCTGACAATTGCGAAACAACTCGTGGAACTCATGGGCGGCCACATCTCTGTTATGAGCCATGAAGGGAGAGGCACCACTTTTCTATTTACGATCACTCTATACCAGGGAACCTCTCAAACTTTGGCAGATCAGAGTTCTTGCTCGCTCGAAGGCCTCAGAGTACTTTTAATTGAAGACAACCATCGGGCCCAATTGGCTTTTCAGGATATGGCCTCTTTATGGGGTGTTCATGCAGAATCAGCCTCAAGTGGCGAACGAGTCCTCGACCGTTTGCACCAGTCCCCAACTCTGCCCCACTTATTTGCCGGGATTTTCATTGACGACACTCTTCCGGATCTTGACAGTATTGCTTTGGCGAAACAGATCAAATCTCTTCCCTCCCTTTCAGACATCCCACTCGTCCTTCTGACTCCTTGGCACACATCGGAGGAATACCTTCACCAAGCTTCACTCGCTGGCCTCCACCGACAAATGCTCAAACCTATTCGTCAGCAGGATCTGTATGAACAGTTTCGAGCATTGAGAGAACACTCACCCTCCTTGGTCGACTCAGCTATAAATTTCACTCCTCCTGAGAATCACACCTCATTGTCTTCAGCTTCTATCCTGTTGGCGGAAGATCATGAGGTCAACCAAGAAATCGTTAAAGCCATGGCTGACCGTTTGGGCTGTCAACTGGAGATTGTCAATAACGGCGTGGAGGCCGTGAAAGCCCTCTCCCGCAAAGCGTTCGACCTCGTCCTCATGGACTGGCAAATGCCAGAACTCGATGGGCTTGCTGCGACGTTGGAAATCCGGGAACAAGGCGTCGAGGCACGACACCAATCCCATTTACCTATTATTGCCATCACGGCCCATACCTCTGCACAAGATCGACAGACCTGCTTGGAGGCCGGTACGGATGATGTCCTGCCCAAACCCTTTTCCCTTGACCAACTACAAAACAAATTACGTCAATGGTTACCGCCATCACTAGCAAACGGAAATTCGTTTCAGCAGGAACAGAATAGGCCTCCTTCATCTGGTCACTCGTCGCAGGCTTCGCCGATGGAGGGAGAGGTATTAGATGAATCAGCACTTGCTCGAATTCGAAACCTACAACAGCCCAACACCCCAAATCTTGTCGGGAAAGTACTCACACAATTTTTGACACATTCGCCGAAACTTTTAGCCGATCTCCAGGACGGCCTTCAGACCGCAGACTCGTCCTTGCTCCTTCAGGCCTCCCACGCTCTAAAATCCAGCAGCGCCAATATCGGAGCCCTGCGATTGTCGGGAAAATGCAAAGCCTTAGAGCAACTTGTCCGGTCCTCTCACACCATCATGGAAACAGAATCGATGCTCAAAGAGATTCGGCTGGAATTCGAAACCGTACAACCGATCTTGGCTGCCCGGGTCACAAAGGAAACTGTATGA